ctcgactcggctctTTCCTGTTCTACACTTTGTAGTTTCGATTTCcatttgtaattttcgtttcagTTCTTTTCTGTATTCCTTCTTGTAATCCCTAAATCTCCAACaatcgcaagacgagatataACTTGCCTTTGAAGGGATCTGGACCTAAAACTGAAACTAAACCTTTCGAAACTATAATCACCTTTGCTGGAGATGTCGACTGAATCCAACACCGCCGCTGCCACCAATCcggccaccaccgccgccatcATCTCCTCCACCATGGCGAACACCGGACCAATCCCCACAATGGTCCCTACCCCTGGGTTCACCTCTTCGTCTACATTGTCATGGGGGTTTACGAACCCCTTTGGGCCCACTGTTGGATCATCCTCTAGTGGGTCGGTTGGTTCCACTTTTAGTGGTTCCTTCGGATCCTTCAATGGATCGAGTGTTGGGGCCTTCGGGTCCAACACGGGTACCGGTTCCTTCGGATCTGGTACGACCATGGCGGGCTCTACGCCCAACATGAATGGTGGGGGCTCTATGCCCAACCATGTTGTTGGCTCCTTCGGGGGCAACGGAATTGGTTCCTTCCAAGGACCAAGTGCGGCACCTTTGGCACCGAGAATGATGCCACCCGCCGAAAAACCACCTAAATTTGGAGGAGCTGACTTCAAGAGGTGGTATCAAAAGATGTTGTTCTACTTGACAACATTGGGCATCGCCAACTTCCTCACGGAGAACGAGCCGCCCGCGCCAAGTGATCAAGAGACAAGTGTTGAGGTCATGGCGGACTATGAAGCATGGCGCAAAGGAGATTatctttgtaaaaattttattctaagtGCATTAGATGATAGTTTGTACAATGTATACTCCCTTGTAACCACATCAAAAGAGATGTGGGAAAGcctagagaaaaaatatagtatcgACAATGCCGCCGGTACGGAACATGTTGTAGTATCCAAATTCATGGACTACAAAATGGTCGACTCTAGACCGGTCATGGAACAAGTTCAAGAGTTCCAAATGATCATCCACGGACTCGTGGCTGAAGGGATGAATTTGCCCGACAACTTTGTGCGGTGCATACTCATTGAGAAGCTTCCTCCTAGTTGGAAGGACTTCAAGCACTACCTCAAGCACAAGCGAAAGAAGATGAGTCTTGAAGACTTGATCGTGAAGCTGCGCATTGAAGCGGATGTGCGCAAGATCGACCAAAAGGCTAAGGGCTTTAGCCCACTTGATGCCAAAGCCAACTTGTTGGAGCGGGGCGGTCCCTCCAACAAACGCCCTCGCCCAAATCAGAAGGACAAGGGGAAGGGAAAGCAGCCTACAAAGAAGTTTGAAGGCGAATGCTACAAGTGTGGCAAAGTTGGCCACTTTGCCAAAGACTGCCgcagcaagaagaagaagccggCAGCCCACGTCGTTGAGAAAGAGTTCAAGGACTGGAATGAAGATGACCTCGTTGTCGTGGTCACTGAAGAAGTCAACATTGTTGACAACAAGGGCGGCTGGTACATCGACACCGGCGCTACTGCTCATGTTTGCTCCGATAGGAGCAAGTTTGCCTCCTACACTGCTGTTGAAGGGAGGAAGATCAACATGGGGAATCAAGCATCGTCCGAGGTCCTCGGCATTGGCAACGTGATTCTCATGATGACCTCTGGCGTCACTATCACTTTGAAGGATGTGCTACATGTCCCGGACATCCGCAAGAACCTAGTGTCAGGATCAATACTAGTTAATAAGGGGTTTAAACTTGTATTCGAGTCTGATAggtttgttttgtacaagtttgGGAAGTCCCTCGGAAAAGGTTATGTAACCGACGGACTTTTCAAGCTTAGTGTGGCTACGCGCCTTGTTCCAAAGCCTTTGgctaacaataataataaagcatCTACTTCCTCTTATTTGACCGAGTCTTCAAATTTGTGGCATTGTAGATTGGGACATGTAAATTCAAAAGCCgtaaaaagattagtaaattTAGATTTACTAAAGGCAATTGAAGTAGATACCCAAGacaaatgtgaaatatgtcTTGAGGCTAAAATGACTAAGTTACCGTTTCACTCAGTTGAACGAAAAACAAAACCCCTTGAATTAATTCACACGGATGTATGTGATTTAAAGATGGTGCAAACTagaggtggtaaaaagtactttatcacttttatagatgattgcacAAGATATTgctatatttatcttttaagaagtaaagatgaaGCAATCGAAgcgttcaaaaattataagaacgaAGTTGAGAATCAACTTGGTTGTAAAATCAAAGCGATTCGAAGTGATAGAGGAGGCGAGTATGTAGCCCCGTTTGAGGAGTTATGCAACgcaagtggtataattcatcaaacaactGCTCCATACTCACCACAATCTAATGGTGTAGCGGAACGCAAAAATCGAACTctaaaagagatgatgaatgcgTTACTACTAAGTTCAGGATTACCCCAGAACATGTGGGGGGAGGCTATTTTGACAGCCAACTATATCCTAAACAAAATTCCACTCAAAGGAAAAGACATCACTCCTTATGAATTGTGGAAAGGTAGGAAACCATCCTACAAATACCtcaaagtgtgggggtgtTTGGCCAAGGTGATGGTTCCCCCGCCCAAAGAAGTTACAATTGGCCCTAAAACAGTCGATTGTATCTTCATTGGATATGCACTTAACAGCAGtgcatatagatttgttgttcaCAAGTCTGAAATATCGACTATTACAGTAGGAACAACAATCGAGTCAAGGAATGCCGTATTTCTCAAAAATACATTTCCTTGCAAGGACAAAGAAAGAAGTCCCAATCAATTCTGAgacaagaattgaagatgaggCCACTAGTTCTAAAACAATGGATGAAGCCACTAGTTCTAAANNNNNNNNNNNNNNNNNNNNNNNNNNNNNNNNNNNNNNNNNNNNNNNNNNNNNNNNNNNNNNNNNNNNNNNNNNNNNNNNNNNNNNNNNNNNNNNNNNNNATGAATGTCTGTTGTTACTAGTATGCCTCAACACGAACTATCATGAGAATGCAGTTTGGTGGTAATTTACTTATAGACACTTTTACTTCTTCTCGTCCAGTTCCATGCATTGTTTTGAGGGTTCTGACTGGATTCACTTGAGAAGAGGCAGAGAATTTTTCCCAAGAGGCCCACTAGTGAAAGTTGATCCATTGGGGAGGTGTGCTGCGGTGCTTGCATATGGATTACAAATGATAGTCCTCAAAGCAGCTGAGGTTTTGTAATTGATCTGTCTTTACTCTGTTACAGTTCTTTtgatatgaatattttgattaataggAACACGGTATATATTTCTATTGCTACTACCAGATATTTATATTGTATAATGAACTATTTCGAATGTTGGGGATGATGAATGTTTGAGCCATGTGGATTATGCTGCTTTCAAGTAGTAACTTCTTATatcgtttttttattaaattgtaaattCAATTGTTGTACGTGATGTTAGGCTAGCACTGGTTTAACTGCACCTGCAGAGGACAGTACTTTCAGGGCAGCTGCTGCATCTCGAATTGAATCATCGTATATTGTTGGCTTACGAGATCTTGATATGAAGCATGTTAAAGATTTCATCTTCATCCATGGTAAGAATTCTGATTTGGTTTTTCTGGCATCCTATTTTAATAAAGGGTGGTTCAGAAAATCCAATATGGCTAAGTATATATTCTCAAATATTTGTGTATGCTTTTTGTTGCTATAGATTTCCTAATCATTGTAATTTCCTTACCCATACTTCACtggaaaattttgattgtataCCTCAGAATAGTCAATAAAAGGCATGCACCAGAACCAGATTGAGAATCAGCACTTTCTTATGGGCTACAGCACAAAAATTTCCTTTCTTATAACTGCCGATGTTTAATTGCTGATTTTAAAAAGGGCctataatgattttttttttctgttctGTATTTTTAATTGGGTGCTAATCTGATCTTTATCTTTCCAAGTTATAGGTTTCCCAATATATACTTGGTTTGATAGCTTTGATTTCTAAAATGACTGCATTATTCAATTCTATCAAGTGTGGTTTTCTAAAAGGCATACTGGCTATTACTTGTTTGGTTCTATTGACTTTCTCATCATTGCCGCTCCTTTTATCTCAAGTTTAAGTTGAGCTTATTGGTTACAGGGCAAAAAAACTAGTTTGGGAAGTCTTACGACATAGATCTTTTCTGTATATTTTCTTTGAGTAGGTGGAATTGTCAAAATCTTCTCTAATCTGGATAATTTGATGctagtgataaaaaaaaatctgtttTATGCTTTAAGGTTGTAGTTACCAGATTTTGACCTTCTTCagttaaaatttataagttataatttaatgtGGTTGTGGATTAAATTAAGTGAGAGTGCAGTCTATAGACGACTCCAACTCAGTGAGACACTCTTGACCGCCAGCAACTAAGTGgtaatcaatttataataaatgattaaattctcaattcaacttcataatttttttgggtACACCAAAGGCCTCTAATAGGAGGACTCTTCTGATTTGCTGTGAAGTAGTCTTACTTGTAGCCATTGCTTGGTCTAACCAGTGGTTCTACataatcttttgtttttgcttttagGTCCTTACTATCCTGATTATATTTCTCTAAGATTCAGGCAACTAATTTGTGATCTGTTCGTATATCTTTTCTCAgcaacttcatttcattatgAACCTCAGCCAATTCCCAGCCACTCCTTTTTTGAATGATTAAAAGCTATTTTTCAGGTTATATTGAGCCTGTTGTGGTAATTCTTCATGAACATGAGCTTACATGGGCGGGTCGGGTTGCTTGGAAACATCACACTTGTATGGTTTCAGCACTCAGCGTCAATACAACATTAAAGCAGCATCCGCTCATATGGTCAGCCATGGTCAgtgttttaaaatatgatcCTCTTATTTTACCTATAGGGTCTCATGTCATGTCTTaggaatattttttctttacgTGCTAACGTTGATAGCATATTTTTATGGTGTTAGAGGTTTACGTTATGATGCCTTGGTTTTCTTCTATTTGTACCTTTCTTAGGCATTGATAGATTACAAAGGAAGAACGTTGGAGTTTGTACACTAGCTTAAAGCTAACCACCCTCCAATTTCCAACCAATGTTAATCTGaactaattattatatttttctatatgaTTTTCAGAATCTCCCTCATGATGCATACAAGCTTCTTGCAGTTCCTTCACCTATTGGTGGAGTTCTTGTAATTGGTGCGAATACAATTCATTATCATAGCCAGGTTTGCTCTTTTTGGCATTGCATCTTCGTAATCACCTGCTTTTCCATTCTTTTTGTCCTGCTCTATATCTGATGATGCTTAATTGATCAGTCTGCTTCATGTCACTTGGGGTTGAACAATTTTGCTGTTCCCGCAGATGGAAGGTGAAATTTCAGCTTCACTATTTATTTCTGCCCCTTCTTTTCTATATAATATGTGGAGAAGGATGTATTACCATTCAATATAATCTACCGATTTTTTAAGTTAGACCGTGCATGTATTATTAGACAAACTATTGGTTCATTGTTGATTTACATTAGGAATAAGTGCATCACAAAGCACGGTGCCACCTTTTAGGATAGGTTATACATTGTTCTTCTGTCCCGttcctaaaaaaaactacttaTTTGTACATATAGGTTTGCTGGTTAATAACATAGTACTTACTGTTAATAACTTTGATTAGAATGTTTGATATCTCCACCTAGCCTTTATTACTAAGAAGTTGCATTATTTCTAATGTATATGCACTCCTCTTTCAGTCAAGAGATGCCTAGGTCTGGATTTACTACGGAGCTTGATGCCGCCACTGCGACATGGTTAACTAATGATGTTGCTGTGTTCTCCTCTAAATCTGGGGAGCTGCTTTTGCTTACTCTTGTTTATGATGGGAGGTTGGCGATTTATTACTCTCACTTGGTTCTCTTATTGGAGACATACGGAAGTGCtgtattcattttgtttaacTAAGTCAACCCTTGCATctaattttgcatattttgttcCTGACATGGGTGTTTAGATATTCTTTTGCTGACTTATCTGGCTCAACAATTTTATCTTATGCTCTATTAGTAGAGCATGTTACTGGGAATATCTGGAAATTTCTTTATGTTATGTTTATAGCTTTTCAAATATTGCCAAATTAAACCTCTGCAGATCTGGTTTGAAAGACTTCCTAGTGATGTGTTATCATTTTGGTTGAGAGTATGCAAAAATGAGATACTTAAACTTCAAGTGTAGAATATGATGTATAAATATGCCTGGGCTATGCATTGTTGGCTTGCCTTTGATTGTGTAAAAACTAGGCCGGTGACATTACTTATGTAGTCATATACTGTATATTTGATATGCTGTCCTATTCAATTCCGCAGAGTTGTTCAGAGGCTTGAACTGATGAAGTCAAGAGCTTCAGTCCTTACATCGGTCAGCCACATTAAGCTCATGTTATTGCACATTACCTGATGAACATCTGCAATGATAGatttttcatcaattaaacttgattttttataGGACATTACTACCATTGGAAGcacgtttttcttcttgggCAGTCGGTTGGGTGATAGTCTGCTTGTACAGTACTATTCTGGAGTTGGAGCTCCAACACTAAGTCCTGGTGTAAAGGAAGAGGTTTGTCATTTTGACTGTTAGAACTCAGAATGAGTATATTTCAAGTTTGCTTTCTTAAAATAAGACTTGATCTTGAAATGCGGACTCTGTAAGTGCTGGCATAATATTAGCCATGGGGTTTGTAAGtctctaattttttatgtatctTAAGGCACAGTTAACTCAACATGGGCTGTGCATGTTCTCCTTATCTCTAGGTTGGGGATATTGAAAGTGATGCCCCGTCAATGAAGAGACTGCGGAGATCTCCTTCTGATGCATTGCAGGATTTGATTACCAGCGAGGAACTTACATTCTATGGCACAGGTCCAAACAATGCTCAAATAGCTCAGGTTAAACCATGATCTGCATTCTTTGCTGAACTCcattgtgttattttattatgttttttaaatgtgAAGTAGAACCACGCTCAAAGAGAACTGGCctgttttttcttaaaactaaccttaaatttttaattgttttagcATCAAGAAATTTCTATACGTATCATATATTGCTTTGATATCAAGGTTGTGTCATTTATTCTCTGCTGGAGAAATGATTAAAGTTTGTGACAAACTGACAATAGTGCTTCATTAGGATCGTAGAAGATGCTTCTTCAGCTTATCTGtgatgtttgtttttataGTCATTGGTGCTCTATATAACATCAGCCTCTCTTTGTGAGCTTGAATTTTGTTTGGGAAAATGCTTTAAGCAGATTCTGAGAATCTTCTCAAAAGAGAGCCTAAAAATATACATTGCTTTGAATACGGcccatatttataatttatcttaTCAAAGATTTCAATCAGAAGGCTCAACAATTGCTTTGAGGATGAATGTAAAAACTAAACTTCACCAGACCACCTTGACTTGCGTTTATCGTTGTTGGATCTCTCATTGTAAGTTTGGGACCATAAGGTTTTCTTCACATTCTCCCCTAGGATTGATAAATTCCAAACATTGACAAGCCTTTTAAAATTCTAGCTGCTTTGAACTTTGCATCTTAGTTTCTTACTGAAGCGCAATCTTAATTGTAGAACAGCGATATTATGTTTATGGACTTGAGGTTGTACTCATCTCGAATGTGAAGTCATATGAATTAACTAGATGATATCCTGTGGTTTCCTATCTTGGGTTCTGTTTCTGTTGTAATTTGACCTCGATGAACTTGATTGGATGTCATGTCAGATCTCTCATAGTATGCTGATATATTTCATTCTAAGCTGCTGAATTGACATTTGGTTTTAATGCATTAATActgaaatatattttagatttttctattttttaagagATGAGTTGGTTATTTGGTTTTTGCAGAAAAACTTTACTTTTGCAGTACGGGATTCATTGCTTAATATTGGTCCACTAAAGGATTTCTCTTATGGTTTGAGAATTAATGGCGATCCAAATGCTACAGGAGTTGCGAAGCAAAGTAATTATGAACTGGTTAGTTGTAGCTTCATTCTTCAGTTTAAGTTGGCTTATCAGTTGATAACCAATGCATTGCTAAAAGTGTTGtccttatttattaaattgtcCTTCATTGTTCAGAAATTTACAGTCCTTTGTTATCTGATATACAGTCCTTTGTCCTATCTAGGTATGCTGTTCTGGCCATGGAAAAAATGGTGCTCTCACAGTACTTCAAAAATCAATCCGCCCAGATACAATAACTCAAGTGTGTACACTTCCTTTTACTCACTACATGGGCTTTTTGCTGTGCTTCTTGCATAATTCTGGAAGATGTTATACCCTGCTGTCCTACACATGATTTTTCTAATGTCTAGTAGtaatatgaatgaattatCTGTGAATAAGTCAGTATGTTTTTAGAACAGAGAATGACAAGTAAAAAATCATGTAGGTTGTGGTTATTCTTACATTGTTAGCTTGTCATGCGATGCCTTCAGTTTTATAAACTTAGTTTTCTATTGGTAAAACTATTAGGCTATGCACTTGTGGccatttatatagtatatgaaaTTCATTGCAATTGTCTTAAACTGtcaaattaagataaaaaaaacataagaaTATCTCTTCTTAGAATCTGTGAATGTCAAATTTCTATTTCGACATTGGAACTTAGTAGTTGGGATGTCAATCAGACCAAGcccttttgttttattagctAGATTAATATTCCTTATCTTCCCagaaaacatatatataaagaaaatgcaaaacaaataaataaaatgtttgatCTACACTTTGAAATTGTCCTTTTTGTAGGGTCTTAAATATTACAAATGCCCCCATGTGTATTTGGTCTCCATACATCTTTTTTCTATTAGGGTACTAAACGTAATGTCTTATGTATAAgttgtataattaaattaaggcTGAGTAACTGTATTGAGAGCttcttactttcttctttgcAGAATGCAAAGCTTTAAGAGAATTTTAGTTTCTCCTTGATTGTTTCATGAGTTTGTTTATACCTTGTTTCTGAAGGAATCATTACCTGGTTGCAAAGGAATTTGGACTGTCTACCACAAGAATTTGCGCAGTGA
The genomic region above belongs to Salvia hispanica cultivar TCC Black 2014 chromosome 3, UniMelb_Shisp_WGS_1.0, whole genome shotgun sequence and contains:
- the LOC125209821 gene encoding cleavage and polyadenylation specificity factor subunit 1-like, with translation MAGSTPNMNGGGSMPNHVVGSFGGNGIGSFQGPSAAPLAPRMMPPAEKPPKFGGADFKRWYQKMLFYLTTLGIANFLTENEPPAPSDQETSVEVMADYEAWRKGDYLCKNFILSALDDSLYNVYSLVTTSKEMWESLEKKYSIDNAAGTEHVVVSKFMDYKMVDSRPVMEQVQEFQMIIHGLVAEGMNLPDNFVRCILIEKLPPSWKDFKHYLKHKRKKMSLEDLIVKLRIEADVRKIDQKAKGFSPLDAKANLLERGGPSNKRPRPNQKDKGKGKQPTKKFEGECYKCGKVGHFAKDCRSKKKKPAAHVVEKEFKDWNEDDLVVVVTEEVNIVDNKGGWYIDTGATAHVCSDRSKFASYTAVEGRKINMGNQASSEVLGIGNVILMMTSGVTITLKDVLHVPDIRKNLVSGSILVNKGFKLVFESDRFVLYKFGKSLGKGYVTDGLFKLSVATRLVPKPLANNNNKASTSSYLTESSNLWHCRLGHVNSKAVKRLVNLDLLKAIEVDTQDKCEICLEAKMTKLPFHSVERKTKPLELIHTDVCDLKMVQTRGGKKYFITFIDDCTRYCYIYLLRSKDEAIEAFKNYKNEVENQLGCKIKAIRSDRGGEYVAPFEELCNASGIIHQTTAPYSPQSNGVAERKNRTLKEMMNALLLSSGLPQNMWGEAILTANYILNKIPLKGKDITPYELWKGRKPSYKYLKVWGCLAKVMVPPPKEVTIGPKTVDCIFIGYALNSSAYRFVVHNSMHCFEGSDWIHLRRGREFFPRGPLVKVDPLGRCAAVLAYGLQMIVLKAAEASTGLTAPAEDSTFRAAAASRIESSYIVGLRDLDMKHVKDFIFIHGYIEPVVVILHEHELTWAGRVAWKHHTCMVSALSVNTTLKQHPLIWSAMNLPHDAYKLLAVPSPIGGVLVIGANTIHYHSQSASCHLGLNNFAVPADGSQEMPRSGFTTELDAATATWLTNDVAVFSSKSGELLLLTLVYDGRVVQRLELMKSRASVLTSDITTIGSTFFFLGSRLGDSLLVQYYSGVGAPTLSPGVKEEVGDIESDAPSMKRLRRSPSDALQDLITSEELTFYGTGPNNAQIAQKNFTFAVRDSLLNIGPLKDFSYGLRINGDPNATGVAKQSNYELVCCSGHGKNGALTVLQKSIRPDTITQESLPGCKGIWTVYHKNLRSDSSKGVADEDEYHAYLIISLENRTMVLQTANNLEEVTENVDYYVQGTTVAAGNLFGRRRVIQVFARGARILDGAFMTQDLSLKSSNTEMNAASDGATVSSVSIADPYVLLRMTDGSIQLLVGDPYTCSVSVINPPVSENSDKLVLACTLYHDKGPEPWIRKTSTDAWLSTGIGEAIDGADGSTHDHGDVYCVLCYDNGDLEIFDVPNFNSVFLVDKFVSGRSHILDTFFHGAAKNHINLTNKHSEDIGQVRKEATHNIKVVELSMQRWDSEHNRPFLLGILSDGTILCYHAYIYEVSDNASKTEGVVSSQNSVNLSNTNASRLRNLRFVRVPLDTYAKEETPSGVCSQRITVFKNVGGLQGFFLSGSRPMWFMMFRERLRMHPQGCDGPIVAFTVLHNVNCNHGFICITSEGALKICQLPALSYDNYWPVQKIGLKGTPHQVTYFAEKNLYPVIVSVPVLKPLNQVLSSLVDQEVGNQFEHDNINMEGTYPMEEFEVRIMEPEKINGPWQTRATIPMQSSEHALTVRVVTLFNTTAQRNETLLAIGTAYVQGEDVAARGRILLYSVERISDNIQVTEVYSKELKGAISALASLQGHLLLASGPKIILHKWTGSELNGVAFHDVPPLYVVSLNIVKNFILLGDIHKSIYFLSWKEQGSQLNLLAKDFGSLDCLATEFLIDGSTLSLTVSDDQKNVQIFYYAPKVSESWKGQKLLSRAEFHVGAHITKFLRLQLLPTSADRTMPGSDKTNRFALLFGTLEGSIGCIAPLEELTFRRLQSLQKKLVDSVCHVAGLNPRSFRHFHSNGKAHRPGPDSIVDCELLVHFEMLALEDQLEIANQIGTTRMQIMSNLNDLSVATSFL